Proteins from a genomic interval of Flammeovirgaceae bacterium SG7u.111:
- a CDS encoding Crp/Fnr family transcriptional regulator — MQIKKYKIFSSKSQQGSFEAMNITESEYNILHTFLTRIAPVDNKLFDKIKPCMKKKTFKKGDVILREGKTETQSNIVLKGVVHQFVYDNETPVTSNLTPRGLVFNSIKSYIEESPSSEIQEAITDVELLCIKKHDIETLARANHQFSYAMYKIHEDILLHRERRMFLLQHRSPSKRYVLFHEIIKRSNWLLEGAPAKYIASYLNMTPQQYSKEKNAFEKAKK, encoded by the coding sequence TTGCAGATAAAAAAATATAAAATATTTAGCAGTAAAAGCCAGCAAGGTTCTTTTGAAGCAATGAATATAACGGAATCTGAATATAATATATTACACACTTTTTTGACACGTATTGCACCTGTAGATAATAAACTGTTTGATAAAATCAAACCGTGTATGAAAAAGAAGACCTTTAAAAAAGGGGATGTTATATTAAGGGAAGGGAAAACAGAAACCCAATCTAATATAGTATTAAAGGGTGTAGTACATCAGTTTGTGTATGACAATGAGACACCCGTTACCAGCAACCTGACACCCAGAGGCTTAGTATTTAATAGCATCAAAAGTTATATTGAAGAAAGCCCCTCCTCGGAAATCCAAGAAGCAATTACCGATGTTGAGCTATTATGTATCAAAAAACACGATATAGAAACATTAGCAAGGGCAAATCATCAATTTAGCTATGCAATGTATAAAATTCATGAAGACATATTGCTCCACAGAGAGCGCAGAATGTTTTTACTCCAACACAGAAGTCCTTCTAAAAGATACGTGCTTTTTCACGAGATTATTAAACGGTCCAACTGGCTTTTGGAAGGTGCGCCAGCTAAATATATAGCTAGCTATTTGAATATGACACCCCAACAATATAGCAAAGAGAAGAATGCTTTCGAAAAAGCTAAGAAATAA
- a CDS encoding aspartate kinase, whose protein sequence is MKVMKFGGTSLGKAERIKHVADLITKQPEISNIVVLSAVSGTTNSLVTICEGYKEGNLSKVKSTLEKLEEKYIKITSELFAKEENVKKAMAFVDEKLDALGRLSMDKFGGAEEKVVLAQGELISTNLMQFFLEEQGVDSYLLPALDFMKTHEGEPDTEYIREKLNKLLHTNKDHKLFITQGYICLNDEGDIDNLQRGGSDYTASLIGEAVSAKEIQIWTDIDGMHNNDPRVVDRTYPVHVLSFEEAAELAYFGAKILHPSSILPAQKANIPVKLLNTMQPEAQGTVITSEANEDKVKAVAAKDGIVAIKIKSSRMLLAYGFLRQVFGVFEKFKTPIDMITTSEVAVSLTIDKTTHLEEILTELRGFGKVEFDSNQTIICVVGQFLQNDTEIAVKVLALLNQFPIRMISYGGSKNNISILVHNDYKVKALQALNDGLFFDGK, encoded by the coding sequence GAGAGGATAAAGCATGTCGCAGACCTTATCACCAAACAACCTGAAATTAGTAACATAGTGGTGCTATCCGCAGTGTCAGGAACTACCAACTCGTTGGTAACGATTTGTGAAGGGTATAAGGAAGGGAATTTGAGCAAAGTGAAATCGACTCTTGAGAAGTTAGAAGAAAAATATATCAAGATAACATCTGAGCTTTTTGCCAAGGAGGAAAACGTGAAGAAGGCGATGGCTTTTGTAGATGAGAAGCTAGATGCGCTTGGCAGATTATCCATGGATAAATTTGGTGGAGCTGAGGAGAAAGTGGTGTTGGCCCAAGGCGAGTTGATCTCTACCAACCTCATGCAGTTTTTCCTAGAAGAACAAGGGGTTGATTCTTATTTACTTCCTGCACTCGATTTTATGAAAACACATGAAGGAGAGCCCGATACGGAATATATAAGGGAAAAGCTCAACAAGCTTCTGCATACAAATAAAGACCATAAACTGTTCATTACCCAAGGGTATATTTGCCTCAACGACGAAGGTGATATCGATAATTTGCAACGTGGGGGTAGCGATTATACCGCATCGCTTATTGGCGAAGCTGTGAGTGCAAAAGAAATCCAGATTTGGACGGATATAGATGGGATGCATAACAACGACCCAAGGGTGGTTGACAGAACCTATCCTGTACATGTGCTATCTTTTGAAGAAGCAGCAGAGCTTGCTTATTTCGGTGCTAAAATCTTGCATCCTTCTAGTATTTTGCCAGCGCAGAAAGCGAATATTCCTGTAAAGCTGTTGAATACTATGCAGCCAGAAGCACAGGGTACGGTAATCACTTCGGAGGCAAACGAAGATAAGGTAAAGGCAGTAGCTGCCAAAGATGGAATTGTAGCCATCAAGATCAAGTCTAGTCGAATGCTATTGGCTTACGGCTTCTTGAGGCAAGTGTTTGGGGTGTTTGAAAAATTCAAAACACCTATCGATATGATTACTACTTCGGAAGTAGCGGTTTCTCTCACTATAGATAAAACCACGCACTTAGAAGAGATTCTTACGGAGTTGAGGGGATTTGGCAAGGTGGAGTTTGATTCGAACCAGACTATCATTTGTGTAGTAGGGCAGTTCCTTCAGAACGATACGGAAATAGCAGTGAAAGTACTTGCATTGCTCAACCAATTCCCTATCCGCATGATTTCTTACGGTGGTAGCAAAAACAATATTTCCATCTTGGTACACAACGACTACAAAGTGAAGGCACTTCAAGCCCTCAACGACGGGTTGTTTTTTGATGGGAAATAA